In a genomic window of Diadema setosum chromosome 3, eeDiaSeto1, whole genome shotgun sequence:
- the LOC140246610 gene encoding histone H2A, embryonic produces MSGRGKSGKARTKAKSRSSRAGLQFPVGRVHRFLRKGNYAQRVGAGAPVYLAAVLEYLTAEILELAGNAARDNKKTRIIPRHLQLAVRNDEELNKLLGGVTIAQGGVLPNIQAVLLPKKTAKSS; encoded by the coding sequence atgtctggacgaggaaaatctggcaaggctcgcaccaagGCCAAGTCTCGATCATCACGCGCCGGCCTGCAGTTCCCCGTCGGCCGAGTTCATCGCTTCCTTCGTAAAGGCAACTACGCCCAGAGAGTAGGCGCTGGTGCACCAGTGTACCTAGCTGCTGTTCTGGAGTACCTGACCGCTGAGATTCTGGAGCTGGCCGGCAACGCCGCACGCGATAACAAGAAGACGAGGATCATCCCGCGACATCTTCAACTTGCCGTTCGCAACGACGAAGAGCTGAACAAGCTGCTGGGAGGCGTGACAATCGCTCAGGGTGGTGTACTGCCAAACATCCAGGctgtgcttctgccgaagaagaCTGCAAAGTCCAGTTAG